The following nucleotide sequence is from Thermodesulfobacteriota bacterium.
CGGTCCAGGAAGACCGCGGGTCGCAGAGCAGAGGCCATGGGCGGCTCAGAACTTCTCGGGACGGATCACTTGGACGTCCGTGACGAAGAGGATCATGGCGTAGTCGCGGTAGTAGGTGGCGAGGAGGTGCTCGGCCAGGGCGTGGGCCACCTCCTCGCCGCAGACGATCTCGAGGCGCACGTTCCGGCTCGCTTCCCACTCGCCGCTGCGGGCTCCCCGCTGGCCGCTGCCCCGGGCCTCGCAGGCCGTGTAACCCCTGGCCCCCAGCCGCAGGGCGTCGGCAGCGATACGGTCCTCGAGGAACGCCTCGGTGACCACCGTAACGAGCTTTCTGGGCTTGAAGTTCATGGGACTGCCCCGCCGCTCAGGGACCCAGGGGCCCCGGGCCGATCCACCCGTGGACGAGCCGGGACAGCCACAGATACGCCGGCACGCCCCAGGCGATGTTGAAAGGGAAGGTGACCCCGAGGGAAGCCGTCAGGTACAGGGACGGGTTGGCCTCGGGCACCGCCAGCCGCATTGCCGCGGGCGCCGCGATGTAGGAAGCGCTGGCGCAGAGCGTGGCGAGCACCGCCGTGCCCCCGACGCTGAGCCCCACCGCCGTGCCGGCGAAGGCGCCGGCCAATCCCCCGGCGAGCGGCACGGCGACTCCAAAGGCGACGAGGAAGGGCCCCACCCGGGCCAGGTCCCGCAGCCTGCGGGAGGCCACGAGCCCCATCTCCAGGAGGAAGAGGGCCAGCACCCCCTTGAAGGGCTCGAAGAAGAGGGGCGCCAGGGGCTGCACCCGGTCGGGGCCCGCCAGGAAACCCACCGCGAGGCCGCACAGGAGAAAGTAGATGCCCCTGCCAAGGAATACCTCGGCCCCCAGCGCACGCCATCCCGTGCCTTCCCGGCCCCGCCGGGCGAGCCAGATCCCCACGGCCAACGCCGGAACCTCCATGAAGGCCAGGAGGACCGCCACGTAGTCCTCGTAGGTCACCCCGCTGCGGTCCAGGAACCCGAGACACACCGCGAAGGTCACCGCGCTCGCCGACCCGTAGTGGGCGGCGATGGCCCCGGCGTCGGGACGGGCCAGCCCTCCCCACCGCAGCACCGGGTACGCCGCCAGGGGCATGGCGGCGCCCAGGGCCACAGCCGCCCCCACGGCCGGGGCCGCCAGGGCCAGGCCCGCCCGGGCCAGGTCCGCCCCGCCCTTGAGGCCGATGGACAGGAGCAGGTAGACGCTGAGGGTCTCGTACAGGGCCTCGGGAAGCCTCGCCTGTGCCCCCACCACGCCGGCGAGCAGGCCCAGGGCGAAACACAACACCGCCGGGTCGAGGAGGTTCTCGATCACGCCGCCCCGGCACCGGTGAGGAGCGCGAAGATCTCACGGTAGCGCCGGGAGGTCTCGGCCACCACGTCGGGGGGGAGCTCGGGCCCCGGCGGGGTCTTGTCCCACCCGATCCTCTCCAGGTAGTCGCGCACGTACTGCTTGTCGAGGCTGTCCTGGGGCCGGCCGGGGGCGTACCCCGCAGCCTGCCAGAACCGGGAGGAGTCGGGGGTCAGGGCCTCGTCGATGAGGAGGAGCCGGTCCCCCGCGAGGCCGAACTCGAACTTCGTGTCGGCGATGAGGATCCCCTTCCCCGCCGCCTCCTCGGCTCCCCGGCGGTAGAGGGCCAGGGCCACCTCCCGTACCTCTCGGGCCCGGTCGGCCCCCACG
It contains:
- a CDS encoding sodium-dependent bicarbonate transport family permease; translation: MIENLLDPAVLCFALGLLAGVVGAQARLPEALYETLSVYLLLSIGLKGGADLARAGLALAAPAVGAAVALGAAMPLAAYPVLRWGGLARPDAGAIAAHYGSASAVTFAVCLGFLDRSGVTYEDYVAVLLAFMEVPALAVGIWLARRGREGTGWRALGAEVFLGRGIYFLLCGLAVGFLAGPDRVQPLAPLFFEPFKGVLALFLLEMGLVASRRLRDLARVGPFLVAFGVAVPLAGGLAGAFAGTAVGLSVGGTAVLATLCASASYIAAPAAMRLAVPEANPSLYLTASLGVTFPFNIAWGVPAYLWLSRLVHGWIGPGPLGP
- a CDS encoding transcriptional regulator, with the translated sequence MNFKPRKLVTVVTEAFLEDRIAADALRLGARGYTACEARGSGQRGARSGEWEASRNVRLEIVCGEEVAHALAEHLLATYYRDYAMILFVTDVQVIRPEKF